The Amphiprion ocellaris isolate individual 3 ecotype Okinawa chromosome 6, ASM2253959v1, whole genome shotgun sequence genome contains a region encoding:
- the LOC111585553 gene encoding protein-lysine 6-oxidase — translation MKEFSLDLLLLFFFLFTLLDALRAQDAAGDEDALRRGLTWQHNGHVFSILSRGAQYRPSARRLSGSPRRGHPVVLLSNDTVPAAARSSPRVPAASSSAQLRTATRQQQQQPGAGTGAGTGPGTGESEPVRREDMMAGDDPYNPYKASNYYPYYNYYNSYYRPRPRTQTQNGYGTRYHQNGLPDLVPDPYYIQIASYVQRMSMFNLRCAAEENCLATSARYAQDYDTRVLLRFPQRVKNQGTADFLPSKPRYAWEWHSCHNHFHSMDEFSLYELLDVQTQSPVAEGHKASFCLEDTSCDPGYYRRFACTSHTQGLSPGCYDTYNADIDCQWIDITDVSPGKYILKVTVNPRQQVPESNFNNNVVRCDVQYTGTSAHISGCSMTAY, via the exons ATGAAGGAGTTTTCTCTGGACCTcctgctgctcttcttcttcctcttcacccTCCTGGATGCTTTGCGCGCTCAGGACGCCGCCGGTGACGAGGACGCGCTCCGCCGCGGGTTGACATGGCAACACAACGGGCACGTCTTCAGCATCCTGAGCCGCGGGGCTCAGTACCGGCCGTCGGCCCGGAGGCTGAGCGGTTCTCCCCGCCGCGGACACCCCGTGGTGCTCCTCAGTAACGACACGGTCCCCGCCGCGGCCCGCAGCTCCCCGCGCGTCCCCGCCGCCAGCAGTTCCGCGCAATTACGCACCGCGACGcgccaacagcagcagcagcccggTGCCGGTACCGGTGCCGGTACCGGTCCCGGTACCGGGGAGTCCGAGCCGGTCCGACGGGAGGACATGATGGCGGGAGATGATCCGTACAACCCGTACAAGGCCTCCAACTACTACccctactacaactactacaacTCCTACTACAGACCCAGACCCCGGACCCAGACCCAGAACGGATACGGAACCAGATACCACCAGAACG GTCTTCCTGATCTGGTTCCTGATCCGTACTACATCCAGATCGCCTCCTATGTCCAGAGGATGTCGATGTTCAACCTGCGctgtgctgctgaggagaaCTGCCTCGCCAC CTCGGCTCGTTATGCTCAGGACTACGACACCAGAGTTCTGCTGAGGTTTCCTCAGAGGGTGAAGAATCAGGGAACCGCCGACTTCCTGCCCAGCAAACCGCGATACGCCTGGGAGTGGCACAGCTGTCACAA tcacttccacagcatggatgaGTTCAGCCTCTACGAGCTGCTGGACGTTCAGACTCAGAGTCCAGTAGCTGAAGGTCATAAAGCCAGTTTCTGTCTGGAGGATACGTCCTGTGACCCCGGATACTACCGACGCTTCgcctgtacttcacacacacag GGTTTGAGTCCCGGCTGCTACGACACCTACAACGCTGACATCGACTGTCAGTGGATCGACATCACCGACGTTAGTCCTGGAAAATACATCCTCAAG GTTACAGTAAATCCCAGACAGCAGGTTCCAGAGTCCAACTTCAACAACAATGTGGTTCGATGTGACGTCCAGTACACCGGAACGTCTGCTCACATCTCTGGATGCAGCATGACGGC CTACTGA